ACCGGTCGCACCCAGCGTGAGGTATGCTTCGTTGGCGGGATTGCAGCTGCCGCTGGAGGTGAAGCCAAGCGCAGCGATATCAATATCCGCGTTCCAGTAATCAAAAAGAGTGGCGAGACCGCCGGTAGGAAGGCGGGCCTCGGCAAGCCCCCCGAGGCAGGTAAAGCTCAGGCCCTCGAAATTGAAGGTGGCATCGGTCGGGAAGGGGGTAGCGACCGAACCTTTGGTGAAACTGCCACTCGGGCTCGTCGTGCTGTCGAGGTAGCCGAGACCGTAATAATCAAAGGCAAAATCATAGCCGAGGATTGTAAGCGCCTGCGGGAAACTTCCGGGAACGGCCTCCACGGTGCCGGTAACGCCAACTTTGCGGACGTAAAACTTATTACAGCCGCGCAGGCCGTACGGGACGGTCTGGTCGCCGATTGTGGCGACACCGGTCACTGCACCATCGCTGGCGGTTTCCAAGTTAATCCCGGCGTAATAGTAATTGCCACCTTGATCGGCGGTGCTCCCGGGGCGCGCCATGGTCCGAGCATCCGTTTCGGTCGTTCCCTTAACGGCAGCAAGGAGCGTATCGGCCGGAGCGCTACGCGCAGCCCTATCGCCAGCGCCGCCAGAGTTAAATTCAGCGAATGAACCGCCGGCACCACGAATGAAGTGACCTGTGGCATGGAACGTGGCGTTCGAAAAGGCCCCCAACTGCTGGGCGTAGACCGGACTACCGGAAGAGCTCAATGCCTCGATGTAGCCCCAGCTGAGCTGACGCTGATCGCCCGTGCCTTGGAGCGACCCCGAGCCGACGAGCCCCCCGTCGGCGGTAAAAACGAGTGCGCCGGGATCAAGTGTCAAGCTACCCTCCTGCTCGCCCGTGCCGCATGCATCGGCTGCACAAGTTTGATCGTAGGTAAGCGTTAAGACGCTGGAGAGATTAAGGAAACCGGCCGTGACCGCATCGGCGGCGATAGTAATCTCGCCACCGCTATGAGGGACGGCGACACCGTAGGGGAAGTGAGTCTTGAAACTTCCACTGTTGAGATTGTAGGCGACGTCCATCTCGGCAGTGCCGTCGACATCAGTGACAATCAGTGACGACGCACCGTCCACGCTGGCGAGCGCATGATAGTAGCCGCTGTTGTCTGCCTTGGTCTGCTTGGCGGGATCGACGGGTGCACCCGCCAAATAGTCCGCTTCTTCATCGCGCACATAACCGGCGTTGCCACTGGAATGGCTGATGGTGAATTTGCCCGTGGTGGTCTCCCAAAGAATTTGATCGGAAGTGACGTAAGCCGGCTTGGTCTCCTCCAACACGCGAACCGGCGAACCGGGAATAAATTTCAGTGCGGCATTCTGGGGGCCAAGCTGATCGTCGAGACTGACTCCGCTGAAATCAATCGTGGCGGCGAGACGACGGTTATTGCCGCCAACCGGAACGTAGCCCATGCCCTGAGGAAGATAAGCAGTCAGATCGCTGTAAAGTCCGTTGATTTGCAGCTCCGTATTTTCGCGCTGGAAGCGTACCCCAGCAGCAGTACCGGTATCCGGCGTATTGGGCGGAGTTATCGGAATGTTGGCACCGAGGCCTTGCACCGTGGCCGTACCGTCGGCGAGCAAATGGATGCTTACGGACGAGGTGGCATCGTAGGTGTAGTCGGCAAGGCCATCCAGATGACCGTCGACCCCGGTGAGCGTCATGGCCACATACCCCGCACCGTCAGTCGTCGAAGGCTGCGGATCGCGGGTAAAATTTTTCAGCTGCGTGATTCGCCCACCGAAGTACAGTTCCCCGTTAAAATCATAGAGTCGGAGATCCTGGAGGGTTTGGACATTTCCGGTCGCGTAGGTGCCGGTAATTGGATTCTCTTTGTGGGTGATTGTAACATCCACCTCGTATTCCTCGTTGAGCGGGTCGAGTTGCTCTGATGGGATAATTTGCAAGGAGTTCGAAATGCTGCGAATTCTGGGGACAGACGTGAAAGTGAATGAGTTGTAGAAATAGGAATCGATGTATTTGGAGTCGGAAAACGTGCTCTGCTGTAACGGAATCACGTTGCCGGTGCTTTTTTCCCGAAGCTCCACTTCATACTCAAAGCGCACATAGCTGCTTGTGACCGAAGAATCATAGCGATCCCAGCGTCGAACCGTCGCAGCCAAGTCTACCGTAAAGGCGCGCTTATCCGGACTTGTGGCTCCATCCAACAAAAAGGGATTGCTCAGGCTGGTAGAATCGAGCGTCGCGATAATATTAAGAGGGTCGTCCGCGCTGGAGGTATTGGTAAACTGGTAGAGATTGCTGGAGCCGCTGTATTCGTTGCCGCCGACCGTCGACCAAGTGTAAAATCCCAGGAAAACGTTGTAAGAATATTTCTGCAAACGTCCGCGAATCCGATAATTTTTGTAGGGATCGAGAACTTGGGAAGTTTCGAATGAATCGCTTTCGAAAATCGTTTGTGAACTCGGCTCGGGCGTACCTGAGTCGTTATCGATATCCACAAATACGGCTTGTGTCGCGTAACTATCGTTTGAAGCGACCAGAGGGACGACACTCCAAGAACCATCACTTGCTTGAACCTGAAGTTCCCAGAGGAAGCGGTAGTCAGCCGACTCCGACGTGTCCGTCGAAATATCAGCCGACATAGACACCGCCACGCCGTCTCGAGCCGGGCCCTGGTTATCTCCTGTCAGAATAAAGTCCCTTGTGATCTGTGGCGAATCGATGTCGTAACTCGTCGCCGCCACTAAGGGAGAGCTCAAACCTGCGGCGAGCAAACAGATGCAAAAAATCGATACGAAGTAGCTGAAAAAACGGGAAAACATCATGCAACAAAGATGACAACTCTGTTGAGGATACTACCGACTAGCTCACAAGAATTTCAGAAAGCGAGGTGCGAAGGCTCAAAACTGAATCGCAGGAGAGGACGGCAGACTCGCAGTCAGTTGGTAGGTTTAGGAAAAGATATGATTCTCGTTTTAGCGCTGGCGGCTAAATCCGTCAAAAAAAAACCTGTCCTATAAGGCGCTAGATTCTTAAAACCGCAGAGGTGCAGTAATTTACAAATAAAATCTTTTCCTTAGCTCGGATGGGATAAGGCAGCACCGATGCGCTCGTCCGATTCCCTTACAACCGTTTCCGCATTCGTCTCAGCGGCTTCTACCCGCTTGAATAACTGCATCGAGTTCCTGCTGCAGCTCCACAAGTTTTTCGGGCTTCTTCACGGCCAGATTAAATAGCTCAGCTGGATCTTCCGACAAATCATAAAGACGATCCTCGATATTTCCCCGCCGGTAAATCTCTTTGGGCAGGTTAGCTCCGGCGACTGGTTGGGTATACTGAGCCCGGCCCCGAACTAATTTCCAAGTGCCCTTGCGATAACCGAAGTTGCCACCGTTGCCATTATCCTGTTGCACGAGGGCGCTGCGGCCTGCCGCACCCGGCTCCCCCAGTAATGCACCAATCACATTCATACTGTCCAGCGCAGCCTTTTCCGGCAGATCGACTCCGTTCAATGCCGCGAAACTGGCGGGAAAATCGATCGTGCAGACCATCTCCCGGGAAACGCCCGGCGCGATGCGCCCCTTCCAATAGGTAATAAATGGCGTGCGGGTTCCGCCTTCGAGGACGCTGTATTTGCCACCGCTCCAAGGGCCGTTGGGTTCGTGCAGGCCAAGTTCTTCTCGGGCACCATCCTTGTATCCATCGTCAAGCACCGGCCCATTATCCGAACAAAACACGACCAGAGTATTTTCTTCGATCCCCTGTTCCCGCAAAATTTCCATCAGTTCACCGACGCACCAGTCGAGCTGGAGAATGGCGTCGCCACGGTAGCCGAGACCGCTCTTCCCTTGAAAACGCTCGTGCGGCATGCGCGGTACGTGATTATCGTGCGAGGCGAAGAACAGGAAAAAGGGCCTGTCTTTATTTTCCGTGATCCAGCGGCGGGACTGTTTCACCCATTCGTCGGCCAGGTCCTCATCGCGAAAACGCGCGGCCTGCCCACCGGTATAAAACCCGATACGGCTGATGCCATTATGGATGGTGCCGTTGTGTCCGTGGGACCAATCCATTTTCAGGCTGTCGCGATGCGTTTTCCCGGTCGGATGACCCGGAGACGGCTTTTTCCGGCCCACCCAAAGGGGATCGTCAGGATCGAGATCTTTTACGCGGTGGTTTTCGACATAAACCTGAGGCACCCGGTCGTTGGTCGTCGGAAGCAGATAGCAATAATCAAAGCCGATTTCCAGCGGACCCGGCTTCAGTTCCCCGTTCCAATCCGGGCCTTCGCCCGGAGCACCTAAACCAAGGTGCCACTTGCCTATCACGGCCGTGCGGTAACCCGCTTGCTTCAAAAGTGAGGGCAGAGTCTCCGTGCCGGGCTGAATCACGGAAGGTCCGTTGGGTGGCGCAATGCCAGTACCCTTTTTGCGAAAGGCGTAGGTTCCGGTCAACATGGAGTAGCGCGTGGGCGTGCAGGTCGAGGCCGAACAATAACCACTGGTAAAACGAAGGCCGTCCTTGGCCAACTGGTCGATATGCGGTGTCTCGATTTCCGTAGCTCCGTAGGCCGAGACGTCACCATAGCCAAGGTCGTCCGCCATGATGACAATGATGTTGGGTTTCTCTCCCTCGCCGACACATAAAGCGGCACAAAGGAATGCCAGGAGCGATGGGATGGTAATGTATTTCATAACTACAAACCGACTGGTGTATTTCAAGAGAGGCTACTCCCGTTCCTCAAACCACTTCTGGACACCTTTCACATCCCGGCAATTTAATATCTGATCACGCGAAAGTCCGCCCTTTCGGGCCACGTTCACACCGGCTTCAAAGTAGTCCAGGCCTTCGGTCCGGTGGGCATCGGGATTGATGGCACACATCAGGCCCTTATTCGCCGCCCGTCGCCAGAGGCGCCAGTCCATGTCGAGGCGGCGCGGGTTGGCATTGATCTCGATTATCACCCGGTTGGCGATAGCCGCATCAATCACCTTTTGCAGGTTGATTTTAAACGGCTCACGACGCAGCAGGAGACGTCCCGTCGGATGGCCCAACATGGTCGTGCCGGGGTGCTCGATCGCCTTGATCACCCGGGCCGTCATCTCTTCTTCACTCTGGCTGAAGCTGGAATGAACCGACATCACGGTATAGTCCAACGCCTGCAGAGTGCCATCCTCCAGATCGAGCGAACCATCCCGCAGGATGTCGCACTCGATTCCGGCAAAGACATGTACGGGGGATTCCCCGGATTCATTGAAGGCCCGGATCTCTTCAATCTGTTTCAGCACCCGCTCGTCGTCGAGCCCATTGGCCTGATAACTGGCTTTGGAATGATCGGCCAAGCCAAGATAGTCCCACCCTAGATCCTGAGCCGCAGCCGCCATCTCCTCAATCGTCGCCCGCCCGTCCGAAGCGGTGGTATGATTATGAAAAACACCCCGTATTCGGTCTTTGGATACGAGATCCGGAATCTTCTCCAACTCCAGCTCTCCCATTCCCTCGCGCAGCTCCGGCGGGATCTCGGGCAGGCCCAGAAAGGCAAACAAGTCTTTCTCGCTGGTGATACCTACCCCCTCACCCGGTCCGGTTTCCCGCTCAGCGGCACCCGGTCTTGTCGTCGCTTCGCTCCTCGAAACACCTTCACTTTCACTCTCACCTTCACTCTTCTTGATCCCCCATTCGCTCAAGCTGTATCCCTTTGACAAAGCCCGTTGCCGCATGGCCACATTATGGTCCTTCGAGCCGGTAAAGTGGTGCAGGGCGAAGGCGAACTGAGCCGCCGGCACGACCCGCAGGTCGGCCTGAAGACCGGATTCGAAACGGACGCTGGATTTGGTCTTACCTTTTGCGGTCACCTCCCGCACTTCCTCGCGTGAGGTAAACCAGTCCATCACCTTTTCCGGCTCGGACGAGGCGACGATAAAGTCGAGGTCGCCTACCGTTTCCTTCAACCGGCGCAGGCTGCCGGCCACCTCGGCCCGCTC
This DNA window, taken from Coraliomargarita sinensis, encodes the following:
- a CDS encoding PHP domain-containing protein; its protein translation is MDKADIVEVLEEIAVLLELKGENPFKIRAYQTGARALETMEEDLGELIESGELGSVKGIGSALVDKIETLYETGELEYYTKLRDSVAPGLIEMLDIPGLGGKKVKRLHDELDVDTVEGLKSACEVGKVAALKGFGKKSEEKILSGIENREAYAKRHLWWRAREVAEPILAGLRELPQVERAEVAGSLRRLKETVGDLDFIVASSEPEKVMDWFTSREEVREVTAKGKTKSSVRFESGLQADLRVVPAAQFAFALHHFTGSKDHNVAMRQRALSKGYSLSEWGIKKSEGESESEGVSRSEATTRPGAAERETGPGEGVGITSEKDLFAFLGLPEIPPELREGMGELELEKIPDLVSKDRIRGVFHNHTTASDGRATIEEMAAAAQDLGWDYLGLADHSKASYQANGLDDERVLKQIEEIRAFNESGESPVHVFAGIECDILRDGSLDLEDGTLQALDYTVMSVHSSFSQSEEEMTARVIKAIEHPGTTMLGHPTGRLLLRREPFKINLQKVIDAAIANRVIIEINANPRRLDMDWRLWRRAANKGLMCAINPDAHRTEGLDYFEAGVNVARKGGLSRDQILNCRDVKGVQKWFEERE
- a CDS encoding sulfatase family protein, yielding MKYITIPSLLAFLCAALCVGEGEKPNIIVIMADDLGYGDVSAYGATEIETPHIDQLAKDGLRFTSGYCSASTCTPTRYSMLTGTYAFRKKGTGIAPPNGPSVIQPGTETLPSLLKQAGYRTAVIGKWHLGLGAPGEGPDWNGELKPGPLEIGFDYCYLLPTTNDRVPQVYVENHRVKDLDPDDPLWVGRKKPSPGHPTGKTHRDSLKMDWSHGHNGTIHNGISRIGFYTGGQAARFRDEDLADEWVKQSRRWITENKDRPFFLFFASHDNHVPRMPHERFQGKSGLGYRGDAILQLDWCVGELMEILREQGIEENTLVVFCSDNGPVLDDGYKDGAREELGLHEPNGPWSGGKYSVLEGGTRTPFITYWKGRIAPGVSREMVCTIDFPASFAALNGVDLPEKAALDSMNVIGALLGEPGAAGRSALVQQDNGNGGNFGYRKGTWKLVRGRAQYTQPVAGANLPKEIYRRGNIEDRLYDLSEDPAELFNLAVKKPEKLVELQQELDAVIQAGRSR